Proteins co-encoded in one Acidobacteriota bacterium genomic window:
- the rpmA gene encoding 50S ribosomal protein L27 has product MAHKKGVGSSRNGRDSNAQRLGLKKFGGEHVLGGNIIARQRGTKWKPGNNVGKGKDDTLFSLIEGFVKFENKGQKGKFISVYAEGAPELAPKVVAEAAA; this is encoded by the coding sequence ATGGCACATAAGAAAGGTGTAGGTTCATCCAGAAACGGCCGCGATTCAAATGCACAGCGGCTTGGTCTCAAGAAATTCGGCGGCGAGCACGTTCTCGGCGGCAACATCATTGCACGTCAGCGCGGCACCAAATGGAAGCCGGGCAACAACGTCGGCAAGGGCAAAGACGACACGCTCTTTTCGCTGATCGAAGGTTTTGTTAAATTCGAGAACAAAGGCCAGAAAGGCAAGTTCATCAGCGTTTACGCCGAAGGTGCCCCTGAATTGGCGCCTAAGGTCGTAGCTGAAGCGGCAGCATAG
- the rplU gene encoding 50S ribosomal protein L21: MSYAIIRTGGKQFAVESGQTLRVPKIAADAGKKVDIDTLFAEGALGAGTVKATVVKHGKADKIIVFKKKRRKQYKRKQGHRQGFTEITID, encoded by the coding sequence ATGAGTTACGCAATTATCAGAACAGGCGGAAAGCAGTTTGCGGTCGAGAGCGGCCAGACACTTCGTGTACCAAAGATCGCGGCCGACGCAGGAAAGAAGGTCGATATCGACACTCTTTTTGCTGAAGGTGCTCTCGGTGCCGGTACAGTTAAGGCGACCGTCGTCAAACACGGCAAAGCTGACAAGATCATTGTCTTCAAAAAGAAACGCCGTAAACAGTACAAACGCAAACAAGGCCACAGACAAGGTTTCACAGAAATTACAATAGACTAA
- the hpt gene encoding hypoxanthine phosphoribosyltransferase, translated as MAETEFTNSNLEVMYSAGDIQVRIAELGAQITKDYAGKDLVLVGILKGSCIFLADLMRAVDLDLKIDFMAVSSYKDGTQSSGDVEILKDLTNPIRDKHVLIVEDIVDTGLTLTRLIEILGSRGAASIKIASFLDKPEPRINKELVIDYKGFVIPNKFVVGYGLDAAGRYRNLPFIGVVKDPSVA; from the coding sequence ATGGCTGAAACTGAATTCACTAACTCAAATCTCGAAGTGATGTACAGCGCCGGTGATATCCAGGTACGCATCGCAGAACTTGGCGCTCAGATCACAAAAGATTACGCCGGGAAAGACCTCGTACTGGTCGGGATCCTCAAAGGCTCGTGCATTTTCCTTGCGGACCTGATGCGTGCGGTCGATCTGGATCTTAAGATCGATTTCATGGCGGTTTCGAGTTACAAAGATGGCACACAATCGAGCGGCGACGTCGAGATCCTCAAGGATCTGACCAATCCGATCAGAGACAAGCATGTTCTGATAGTCGAAGACATTGTCGATACAGGCCTAACGCTGACACGCTTGATCGAGATCCTGGGTTCCCGCGGGGCAGCGTCGATCAAGATCGCAAGTTTCCTCGACAAACCGGAACCGAGAATTAATAAGGAACTTGTCATCGATTACAAAGGCTTTGTCATCCCAAACAAATTTGTCGTCGGCTACGGCCTCGACGCAGCGGGCAGATATCGTAACTTGCCGTTTATCGGTGTAGTGAAAGATCCGTCAGTTGCGTAA
- a CDS encoding RpiB/LacA/LacB family sugar-phosphate isomerase → MSDDKQQTRDRVRALVRQVLATVPTEGEAGQPAQPAGVEHVVVNSLRERIGKEFDRDESSRSLITEDDLRGLEAGSKLRVAANVKFTALAQDIVNDRGIELIRKESRQNITKVRSVAIGSDHGGFKMKEQLKAFLTDFGLNVRDFGTNNEDAVDYPDFAHAVARSVSGKQVDIGIIVDGAGIGSAMAANKVPNVRAAACYSTALAKNSREHNGANVLTLGAGENSFEEIKQIVEAFVSTDISEERHKKRVGKIDSIDRSYRS, encoded by the coding sequence ATGAGTGACGATAAACAGCAAACACGTGACCGCGTACGAGCGTTAGTTCGGCAAGTTCTCGCGACGGTTCCAACTGAAGGCGAGGCGGGTCAGCCGGCGCAGCCAGCCGGCGTCGAGCATGTTGTTGTGAATTCGCTGCGGGAAAGGATCGGGAAGGAGTTCGACAGAGATGAATCGTCGAGATCACTGATCACAGAGGACGATCTCCGTGGGCTTGAGGCGGGTTCGAAGCTGCGCGTCGCCGCAAATGTTAAGTTCACCGCTCTCGCCCAGGACATCGTAAATGACCGCGGCATTGAACTCATCCGCAAAGAATCCAGGCAAAACATCACGAAGGTTCGCTCGGTCGCGATCGGTTCGGATCACGGCGGGTTTAAGATGAAGGAGCAGCTGAAAGCATTCCTCACTGATTTCGGATTGAATGTCCGCGATTTTGGAACCAATAATGAAGACGCGGTCGATTACCCTGATTTCGCCCACGCCGTCGCGAGGTCTGTCAGCGGAAAACAAGTCGATATTGGGATCATTGTCGACGGTGCGGGCATCGGCAGTGCGATGGCGGCGAATAAGGTGCCTAATGTTCGGGCCGCAGCTTGTTATTCGACGGCTCTTGCGAAGAACTCACGAGAACATAACGGAGCGAACGTCCTGACGCTCGGTGCCGGCGAAAATTCGTTCGAGGAAATCAAGCAGATCGTAGAGGCGTTCGTCTCGACTGATATTTCTGAGGAACGCCACAAAAAACGCGTCGGCAAGATCGATTCCATCGACCGCAGCTACCGGAGCTAG
- the deoC gene encoding deoxyribose-phosphate aldolase, translating into MVLAKLGGDEYCPTFCHADVQRIVDAGAERIGIVLGETATAHDWASLIDHTLLKPEASESDIKKLCEEAATFGFASVCVNPGWVKKAAEFLKGSGVPVCTVIGFPLGATLPDVKAYEARRSIFNGAREVDMVINIGALKSGDDCLVEDDIRAVVEAAHENSILCKVIIETALLTDDEKVRACLAAKNAGADFVKTSTGFAKGGATANDVALMRKTVGSELGVKASGGVKGIEDARAMFEAGATRIGASVGVKIAQEASGIKSTIVAGSY; encoded by the coding sequence ATGGTGCTGGCAAAACTCGGCGGCGACGAATATTGCCCGACCTTTTGCCATGCCGATGTTCAGCGGATCGTTGACGCAGGTGCGGAGCGTATCGGGATCGTTTTGGGTGAAACGGCGACCGCACACGATTGGGCAAGTCTCATTGATCACACGCTGCTCAAGCCGGAGGCTTCGGAAAGCGATATTAAGAAACTTTGCGAGGAAGCGGCGACATTTGGCTTTGCTTCGGTCTGCGTTAATCCCGGTTGGGTCAAAAAAGCGGCAGAGTTTTTGAAGGGAAGCGGCGTTCCGGTTTGTACCGTCATCGGCTTTCCGCTTGGCGCGACATTGCCTGACGTTAAGGCTTACGAGGCACGCCGTTCGATCTTTAACGGCGCCCGCGAAGTGGACATGGTCATTAATATCGGTGCCCTGAAATCAGGCGATGATTGTCTCGTTGAGGACGACATTCGAGCGGTTGTTGAGGCAGCTCACGAAAACAGCATTCTCTGCAAAGTCATCATCGAAACAGCCCTCTTGACCGACGACGAAAAGGTCCGGGCGTGTCTCGCGGCCAAAAATGCGGGAGCAGATTTTGTCAAAACCTCGACCGGATTTGCCAAAGGCGGTGCGACCGCGAACGACGTCGCTCTAATGCGAAAAACCGTCGGCAGCGAGCTTGGAGTTAAGGCTTCAGGAGGCGTGAAAGGAATCGAGGACGCGAGAGCGATGTTCGAGGCTGGAGCAACACGCATCGGAGCCTCAGTCGGCGTCAAGATCGCCCAGGAAGCGAGCGGCATCAAGTCTACGATCGTGGCGGGAAGTTACTAG
- a CDS encoding ATP-binding protein yields the protein MDECPICYGTGLEIVKDKGARPCICRKKKLQKGSFEAVRLPRRYDGFHFHNYKPQTASQEAAFKLATSLTMEFPAIDRGLLMMGSVGVGKTHLAVSILKGLTERGFTCLFYEFHSLLKEIQDSYNPNTQTSELSVLSPVLKADVLVLDELGGSKPTDWVRDTMAHIINSRYNDKKLTIFTTNYLDDRRNDREEVLEDRIGTRLRSRLYEMCKTVLIDGRDFRKTFDKSLSAKS from the coding sequence ATCGACGAGTGCCCGATATGCTATGGGACGGGGCTCGAGATCGTAAAAGATAAAGGGGCGAGGCCATGCATCTGCCGTAAGAAAAAGTTACAGAAAGGCTCATTTGAAGCGGTGAGATTGCCGCGGCGGTACGACGGATTTCATTTTCACAACTACAAACCGCAGACCGCATCCCAGGAAGCGGCGTTCAAGCTAGCGACCTCGCTGACCATGGAATTCCCCGCTATTGATCGCGGCTTGCTGATGATGGGCAGCGTCGGTGTCGGGAAGACACATTTAGCTGTTTCGATCCTAAAAGGCTTGACGGAGCGCGGTTTTACCTGCCTTTTTTACGAATTCCACTCGCTCTTAAAGGAGATCCAGGATTCGTATAATCCCAACACTCAGACGTCCGAACTCAGCGTTCTTTCGCCCGTTTTAAAGGCTGATGTCCTCGTCCTCGACGAGCTGGGCGGATCAAAGCCGACCGACTGGGTTCGCGACACGATGGCCCACATCATCAACAGCCGCTACAACGACAAAAAGCTGACGATCTTCACGACAAATTACCTAGACGACCGCCGCAACGACCGTGAAGAGGTCCTGGAAGACAGAATAGGAACACGCCTGCGTTCGCGTTTGTATGAGATGTGCAAAACTGTCCTGATCGACGGGCGGGATTTCAGAAAGACGTTTGATAAGTCTCTTTCGGCGAAAAGTTAA
- a CDS encoding TetR/AcrR family transcriptional regulator: protein MKDSAQPKNTRDAILDATDLLLERSGYKKMTIDDLAREVGIGKGSIYLHFPSKEEIALSHIDRIIDGLKDKLHKVGDESLEPPEKLRKMLTTRVLHRFDSIQHYSQSLNEMLGYLRPKLLERRRRHFEDEAKILAKVIADGQTANDFNAGDPLDVARTLVTATNSLLPFSLSAFELGDRKVLQKTTRKLVDLLIRGLRA, encoded by the coding sequence ATGAAAGACTCAGCACAACCTAAAAATACTCGCGACGCGATACTCGATGCGACTGACTTGCTTCTGGAGCGTTCGGGATATAAAAAAATGACGATCGATGATCTCGCTCGCGAGGTCGGCATCGGGAAAGGCAGTATTTACCTGCATTTCCCGAGCAAAGAAGAGATCGCCTTGTCGCACATCGACCGCATAATCGACGGGCTCAAGGACAAGCTGCACAAGGTCGGAGATGAATCGCTCGAGCCGCCCGAGAAGCTGCGTAAGATGTTGACCACGCGAGTGCTGCACCGCTTCGACAGCATTCAACATTATTCCCAGAGTTTGAATGAAATGCTCGGATATCTGCGCCCGAAATTGCTGGAGCGTCGTCGCCGACATTTTGAGGACGAGGCAAAAATACTGGCTAAGGTGATCGCGGATGGCCAAACGGCCAACGATTTCAATGCCGGCGATCCGCTCGATGTAGCGAGAACGCTCGTAACCGCCACGAATTCGCTGCTTCCCTTCAGCCTCAGTGCCTTCGAATTGGGCGACCGAAAGGTTTTGCAAAAAACGACGCGGAAGCTGGTCGATCTTTTGATCCGAGGGTTAAGAGCTTAA
- a CDS encoding creatininase family protein: MKQLIIAIILGLTTTLAAQTDKDFVSTREMERINWMEFKSVVPSKTSTVLLPTGTLEPHGVINNGADNTAPFAMAKTIARRTNALIAPTLPYGITGSIEAYPGAFQITEAAYRPFVKQILEGLAKNGFRNIIILNGHGGGQTAVLNAVAAEVASEKKIRTLVINWWSFASDETKEVFGEDGGHAGWNETAFIQAIDPTLVHPEKYTGPEMTTAYPTAGTWSAVPFPSSIGLYQKNQGYPKFDQAKADLYYKKVTDKVANLILDTVKKWDLAGL, encoded by the coding sequence ATGAAACAATTAATCATCGCGATCATTCTCGGCCTGACAACAACCTTGGCCGCCCAAACTGACAAAGACTTCGTCTCCACCCGCGAGATGGAACGCATAAACTGGATGGAATTCAAGAGCGTAGTTCCGTCCAAAACTTCGACCGTTCTGCTCCCGACCGGAACGCTTGAGCCGCATGGGGTGATCAATAATGGTGCGGACAATACAGCTCCGTTTGCGATGGCAAAGACGATCGCACGGCGAACGAATGCCCTGATCGCTCCGACGCTGCCGTACGGCATTACGGGCTCGATTGAGGCGTATCCGGGGGCGTTTCAGATCACCGAGGCGGCGTACCGGCCGTTCGTTAAGCAGATACTAGAAGGGCTTGCTAAGAACGGTTTTCGCAACATTATCATCCTCAACGGCCACGGCGGCGGGCAGACGGCGGTTTTAAATGCTGTCGCGGCCGAGGTCGCGAGCGAGAAAAAGATCCGGACGCTCGTGATCAACTGGTGGTCGTTCGCCTCGGACGAGACAAAAGAGGTTTTTGGCGAAGACGGCGGCCACGCAGGTTGGAATGAGACTGCTTTCATCCAAGCTATCGATCCGACGCTCGTCCATCCTGAAAAATATACCGGCCCCGAAATGACAACAGCATATCCGACTGCCGGCACGTGGTCGGCGGTTCCCTTTCCCTCCTCGATCGGCCTGTACCAGAAAAATCAGGGCTACCCAAAATTCGATCAGGCCAAGGCTGATCTTTATTATAAAAAGGTCACCGATAAAGTCGCCAACTTGATCCTCGATACGGTTAAAAAGTGGGACTTGGCTGGGCTGTAG
- a CDS encoding replication-associated recombination protein A: protein MEPLANQIRPLSLDEYVGQTHLVGPGKPLRLAIEQGHIFSFVLWGTPGTGKTTLARIYANAINADFYELSAVSAGKEDIRKIVSGRSAGVLPASKTTDNLPLVGDDKEDSQAGSLRSGGRPRVLFLDEIHRFNKAQQDFLLPFVENGELVLIGATTENPSFEIIPALLSRLRVFVLNEFTEADMAAIIDRTGFELGPEAKQWLIEMANGDARQAITMIENTSRLYDSITLETLKETLQSKFLRYDKKGEEHYNIISAFIKSMRASKPDAAMYYLARMLESGEDPKFIARRMVIFASEDIGLAQPTALVVANAVFQAVTTIGMPECIHNLAHGVGFLANAAKDRSATNAIGEAMEDAKKLGNLPVPMKIRNAPTKLMKDLGYGKDEGNDPDGDLMPETLRGRKYF from the coding sequence ATGGAACCGCTCGCCAACCAGATCAGGCCGCTTAGTCTAGACGAATACGTCGGCCAGACGCATCTTGTCGGGCCGGGCAAGCCTTTACGGCTGGCGATCGAGCAGGGGCATATTTTTTCGTTCGTGCTGTGGGGAACTCCGGGGACGGGCAAGACGACGCTGGCTCGCATCTATGCAAATGCGATAAATGCAGATTTTTACGAGCTTTCGGCAGTCTCTGCGGGTAAAGAAGATATAAGAAAGATCGTTTCCGGCCGAAGTGCCGGCGTCCTTCCCGCAAGTAAAACCACAGACAATCTGCCGCTCGTTGGTGACGATAAAGAAGACTCGCAGGCTGGCAGCCTGCGTTCCGGCGGCCGTCCGCGTGTTCTGTTTCTCGATGAGATCCATCGCTTCAACAAAGCCCAGCAGGATTTTTTGCTGCCGTTTGTTGAGAACGGCGAGTTGGTTTTGATCGGGGCGACTACTGAGAATCCGAGTTTTGAGATCATTCCGGCGTTGTTGTCGAGGCTGCGGGTTTTTGTGTTGAATGAGTTCACGGAAGCCGATATGGCAGCGATCATCGACCGCACGGGCTTCGAACTCGGCCCTGAGGCCAAGCAGTGGCTGATCGAAATGGCTAATGGTGACGCTCGTCAGGCGATCACAATGATCGAGAACACCTCGCGGCTCTACGACAGCATCACGCTCGAAACTCTAAAAGAAACGCTGCAGTCAAAATTCCTCCGCTACGACAAAAAGGGCGAGGAGCATTACAACATCATTTCGGCATTCATCAAATCGATGCGTGCGAGTAAGCCGGACGCCGCGATGTACTATCTCGCCCGCATGCTCGAGTCCGGCGAAGACCCAAAATTCATCGCCCGTCGCATGGTGATCTTCGCGTCCGAAGACATCGGCCTCGCCCAGCCAACCGCTCTCGTCGTTGCAAATGCTGTGTTCCAGGCGGTTACGACCATCGGAATGCCCGAGTGCATCCACAACCTGGCCCACGGCGTCGGGTTTCTCGCAAACGCAGCCAAAGACCGTTCCGCGACCAACGCCATCGGCGAAGCAATGGAAGATGCCAAAAAACTTGGCAATCTTCCCGTCCCGATGAAGATCCGCAACGCCCCGACGAAGCTCATGAAAGACCTCGGCTACGGCAAGGACGAAGGCAACGACCCCGACGGCGACCTGATGCCGGAGACGTTGCGAGGGCGGAAGTATTTCTAG
- a CDS encoding DUF4962 domain-containing protein, translated as MQFLLRKTIPTFVIALLFIANLPAQDAQELKAEREASARLKGEHPLISVMKNKTSALKKELEGVHPRVFVTQAEIDALKDKTKSQKDLWQTALNSVRALKVEPPPPPAETRRAQNEVGIGIAEAAFVYKITGDKKYLDAAKKYMDAAVSYDVWGYSYNKPNVDLAAGHLLYGMGWAYDLLYNDLTAAERDRYRGKLVKQAKLLNDFFKPKSGKSYAYSQNHTFIPISGLAITAYALMGEVPEAREWAATSRAIFDRVLATYSEDGYYYEGMEYWIFSTPWIAHYMDAHLHSTGEDLYKTTPGLKNAHKYVAHSTLPGGEFNFDFGDIYAGPITRSRKGDDYDRERINGKFRTNYNILFNLATRYGDGEIQGVADWLKSKGQANAEEFWTFIWYNPSIRSVPIEKQEKWHYFSDHDVAYWRSSWNDDATAFAFKAGPPEGHGATEKINLFPEWRLSSGHAHPDAGSFIIWANGKYLTGDSGYAGVPMTEHHNAVVFDGKGQNKEGSGHDVFVGVPYERMNRIRLVSVKMDDKSANIVADLAAAYEPEVGVKKFTRNFAFAAPGSFTVTDSIETDRPQTITAYLHSDQKINKVSDRSFIFEPGDTQLKVDVVKPEGLDTKSEINVLTAPGKPGSVDKGEREERGVRLAVSTKQKVNKLDLVVKMTVEKPK; from the coding sequence ATGCAATTCTTACTTAGAAAAACGATTCCGACCTTCGTCATTGCTCTCTTGTTTATTGCGAATCTGCCTGCTCAAGACGCTCAGGAATTAAAGGCCGAGCGCGAAGCGAGTGCCAGGCTGAAAGGCGAACATCCACTTATCAGCGTAATGAAAAACAAAACTTCCGCTCTCAAAAAAGAGCTGGAAGGAGTTCATCCCCGCGTTTTTGTTACACAAGCTGAGATCGACGCCTTAAAGGACAAAACAAAAAGCCAAAAAGACCTCTGGCAGACCGCCCTAAACAGCGTTCGAGCCCTTAAGGTCGAGCCGCCGCCACCGCCCGCTGAAACGCGTCGTGCCCAGAACGAGGTAGGCATTGGTATCGCCGAAGCGGCTTTCGTTTACAAGATCACCGGCGACAAGAAATACCTTGACGCTGCTAAAAAGTACATGGATGCAGCCGTTTCATACGACGTTTGGGGCTATTCGTACAACAAGCCGAACGTCGATCTAGCCGCCGGTCATCTGCTCTACGGAATGGGTTGGGCATACGATCTGCTTTACAACGACCTCACGGCCGCCGAACGGGACAGATATCGCGGTAAGCTCGTTAAACAGGCTAAATTGCTCAATGATTTCTTCAAACCAAAGTCCGGCAAAAGCTATGCCTACAGCCAGAATCACACATTTATTCCGATCTCCGGGCTTGCGATCACCGCTTACGCCTTGATGGGTGAGGTTCCCGAGGCAAGAGAGTGGGCGGCGACGTCACGAGCTATATTTGACCGCGTTTTAGCAACGTATTCCGAAGACGGTTATTACTACGAGGGAATGGAATACTGGATATTCTCAACGCCGTGGATCGCCCATTACATGGACGCTCATCTGCATTCGACCGGCGAGGATCTTTACAAAACAACACCAGGATTGAAGAACGCACATAAATACGTCGCCCATTCGACGTTACCGGGAGGTGAATTCAATTTTGACTTTGGCGACATCTACGCCGGGCCGATCACACGTTCACGCAAAGGCGACGACTACGACCGCGAACGCATAAACGGCAAATTCCGCACCAATTACAACATCCTGTTCAACCTAGCGACCCGCTACGGCGACGGCGAGATACAGGGCGTTGCCGATTGGCTGAAATCGAAGGGCCAGGCGAATGCGGAAGAGTTTTGGACGTTTATCTGGTACAACCCTTCGATCAGGTCGGTGCCGATCGAGAAGCAGGAAAAATGGCATTATTTTTCGGATCACGACGTAGCGTATTGGCGTTCGAGCTGGAATGACGACGCGACCGCGTTTGCCTTCAAGGCAGGCCCGCCTGAGGGCCACGGTGCGACCGAGAAGATCAACCTCTTCCCGGAATGGCGTCTATCCAGCGGCCACGCTCATCCTGACGCGGGTAGCTTTATCATCTGGGCGAATGGCAAGTATCTGACGGGTGATTCCGGCTACGCGGGCGTGCCGATGACCGAGCATCACAACGCCGTAGTCTTCGACGGCAAAGGCCAGAACAAGGAAGGCAGCGGTCACGACGTTTTCGTCGGCGTTCCTTACGAACGGATGAACAGAATCCGCCTCGTCAGCGTAAAAATGGACGATAAGTCAGCGAATATCGTAGCCGATCTGGCTGCTGCCTATGAGCCGGAAGTGGGTGTGAAGAAATTCACTAGAAACTTTGCATTTGCGGCCCCTGGCAGCTTTACGGTTACCGATTCGATCGAAACAGACAGGCCGCAGACGATCACGGCTTATCTGCATTCGGATCAGAAGATCAATAAGGTCTCGGACCGCAGCTTCATCTTCGAACCCGGCGACACGCAGTTAAAGGTCGACGTCGTCAAGCCTGAGGGTCTCGATACCAAATCCGAGATCAATGTCCTCACGGCTCCCGGAAAACCTGGCTCGGTTGACAAAGGCGAACGCGAAGAACGCGGCGTCCGGCTCGCCGTCTCGACCAAGCAGAAGGTCAATAAGCTCGATCTCGTCGTGAAGATGACGGTTGAGAAACCAAAATAA
- a CDS encoding acetylxylan esterase translates to MFNSMLIRKLAILLTTLFLSLSIAKAQESIGTYQVRVSLDKENWVYELNQTPKFTFAVTLNNSQIAGLPLKYSCGPEAMPPVIVKTVTTSSTPISIDGGTMKEPGFYRCIATVEKDGKTYRGVATAGFRPDLITPVMSAPADFDKFWKDGLTQLAAIPLDPKLELIPTLSTSKADVYHVSFQNVGTGISRVSRIYGILAVPKSTDPNQKFPALLRVPGAGVRSYTGQVALAERGILTLEIGIHGMPVNLPLSVYDDLRAGSLNRYMFYNMDDKETYYYRRVYLGCVRANDFLTSLPQYNGRDLAVMGGSQGGALSIVTAALDPRVKALQVSYPAISDTTGYLADRAGGWPHAFKDPKNRTKEKLETASYYDAVNFARRLKVPGIYSWGFNDETVPPTSSYAAYNIITAPKTLLLGLEMGHANSPEQTDKLTDWIERFLKTGRTR, encoded by the coding sequence ATATTTAATTCAATGTTAATTAGAAAATTAGCGATTTTACTGACGACCCTTTTCCTGAGCCTTTCGATCGCGAAGGCACAGGAAAGCATCGGTACATATCAGGTACGCGTGTCTCTGGATAAGGAAAATTGGGTCTATGAGTTGAATCAAACCCCGAAATTTACCTTCGCGGTCACGCTCAATAACTCGCAAATCGCAGGGCTACCACTTAAATATTCCTGCGGCCCAGAAGCGATGCCGCCAGTGATAGTGAAAACGGTGACTACGAGTTCGACGCCCATTTCTATCGACGGCGGAACGATGAAGGAACCGGGATTCTACCGTTGTATAGCGACGGTTGAAAAGGACGGCAAAACCTATCGCGGCGTCGCGACTGCAGGCTTTCGACCTGATCTGATCACACCTGTGATGAGCGCCCCGGCGGATTTTGACAAGTTTTGGAAGGACGGACTGACGCAGCTTGCAGCGATTCCGCTCGACCCCAAGCTCGAATTGATTCCCACTCTTAGCACTTCGAAAGCAGATGTTTATCACGTCAGCTTTCAAAACGTCGGTACCGGAATTAGTCGCGTGAGCCGTATTTACGGGATTTTGGCAGTTCCTAAGTCAACGGATCCGAATCAGAAGTTCCCTGCACTTCTCCGTGTTCCGGGTGCCGGAGTTCGGTCTTATACCGGTCAAGTCGCACTAGCCGAACGCGGCATTTTGACGCTTGAGATCGGTATTCATGGAATGCCCGTGAATCTGCCATTGTCGGTTTATGATGACCTGCGTGCAGGTTCGTTGAACCGGTACATGTTTTACAACATGGACGATAAGGAAACTTATTATTACCGTCGAGTCTATCTTGGATGTGTGCGGGCGAATGATTTCCTTACCAGCCTTCCGCAATACAACGGTAGAGATCTCGCCGTAATGGGAGGCAGCCAAGGCGGAGCTTTGTCGATCGTTACAGCGGCGCTCGATCCCCGTGTTAAGGCTTTGCAGGTTTCATATCCGGCGATCTCAGACACAACGGGATATCTGGCAGACCGAGCCGGCGGATGGCCGCACGCCTTTAAAGACCCGAAAAACCGGACAAAGGAGAAGCTCGAAACGGCTTCTTACTATGACGCGGTCAATTTCGCCCGCAGACTTAAGGTTCCCGGCATATACTCGTGGGGATTTAATGATGAGACCGTTCCGCCAACGTCTTCTTACGCAGCATACAACATAATCACGGCCCCGAAAACATTGCTCCTCGGACTCGAAATGGGCCATGCAAATTCACCCGAACAGACGGACAAACTCACCGACTGGATCGAACGCTTTCTAAAGACCGGTAGAACTCGATAA